The genomic interval ATAGATCTTTGTGGCCATACCTGTGGGGACTCTTTTTGCTGTCCGCTTTTTTCAGTAAATACTATACAGCTCCCCCGTTCAAGCTGGCTTACAGGGGTTGGGGCGAAATTTCCGTCTGGTTTGCTTTTGGCCCCATGGCTATACTGATAGCCACCGTTGGTCAAAACCTGGGATTGCATCCTTTAATCTGGCTGTTGATGCCTGCTACGGGGCTCAGCACTTCATCCATTCTGCTGGCAGGGCAGATGATTGATCTGGACGCAGACCGCGCAGGAGGTAAGCACGGCGTGGCATCACGCATGGGTACCAGGTTTACTTCTGTACTTTATCTTCTCGTGCAGGCAGGGATTATTACCAATGTTATTTTGTTGTTCATCTTTTTCCCCGGTCATTCCTGGCTTTTCCTTTTTGCATTGATCCCTTACGTTCTCATTTTTCCTAAAGCTGCAGGTATTATTTATAAGCACCACGATAACCCTGACATGATA from Bacteroides sp. carries:
- a CDS encoding prenyltransferase, with translation MKENPGIAKMIRAHFLSSIIAPILLGTLLAFHLNGRLEVLNFLIVLIIGIGLHVATNVYNDIFDTIQGTDKVNVHRNESSGGSGVLLDHPELMGKMFRLARTGLIVALAGTIALMPLIDRSLWPYLWGLFLLSAFFSKYYTAPPFKLAYRGWGEISVWFAFGPMAILIATVGQNLGLHPLIWLLMPATGLSTSSILLAGQMIDLDADRAGGKHGVASRMGTRFTSVLYLLVQAGIITNVILLFIFFPGHSWLFLFALIPYVLIFPKAAGIIYKHHDNPDMIKKGAKLTVLIHLAFSLLLILGFVIYLFL